The Paramisgurnus dabryanus chromosome 3, PD_genome_1.1, whole genome shotgun sequence genome includes a window with the following:
- the LOC135734108 gene encoding GPI-linked NAD(P)(+)--arginine ADP-ribosyltransferase 1-like, whose amino-acid sequence MLTTAALIFIITSKVVLGWDYRQAVISQSPIYLLNMSESSVDDRYDGCTEKMANLVKTKYLSEEITANISGFGTAWMTSEGKIPEPEENLNRNHLIAISVYTGRTVYTRFNQDVRSGKLKYKNMKYAWYSLHFLLTEAIQILKKTQQGCKLTYRGTSVRFNESVLHKEIRFGFFASSSLLTEEAEQFGSESCFEIKTCHGAAVEIYSEYSDEKEILIPPYEKFKVTEIKKDDWCKTVFVLKSSGIRSDLNCAVASAESQIYHRCLSLWLTSSYIFIHFSFLY is encoded by the exons ATGTTGACCACTGCAGCTCTTATTTTCATTATCACCAGTAAAGTTGTCCTAGGATGG GATTACAGACAGGCTGTTATATCCCAATCACCAATATATCTATTAAATATGTCAGAGAGTTCAGTTGATGACCGGTATGATGGTTGTACAGAGAAGATGGCAAACCTGGTGAAGACAAAATATCTATCTGAAGAAATCACTGCTAACATATCAGGCTTTGGAACTGCTTGGATGACCAGTGAAGGAAAAATCCCTGAACCAGAAGAAAACTTAAATAGAAACCATTTAATTGCCATTTCCGTGTACACTGGTCGTACAGTATATACTCGATTCAATCAGGATGTTAGGAGTGGTAAACTTAAATACAAAAACATGAAATACGCATGGTATTCACTTCACTTTTTGTTGACAGAAGCGATacagattttaaagaaaacacaaCAGGGATGTAAATTAACTTATCGTGGGACCAGTGTTAGGTTTAATGAAAGTGTTCTGCACAAAGAGATTCGTTTCGGCTTTTTTGCGTCCTCCTCTCTTTTGACTGAAGAAGCAGAGCAGTTTGGAAGTGAATCTTGTTTTGAAATCAAGACTTGTCATGGCGCTGCAGTGGAAATTTACTCTGAGTATTCTGATGAGAAAGAGATACTGATTCCTCCATATGAAAAGTTTAAAGTGACTGAAATCAAGAAGGATGACTGGTGTAAGACTGTGTTTGTGTTGAAGAGCTCTGGAATaagaagtgacttaaactgtgCAGTGGCATCAGCCGAGTCCCAGATATATCACAGATGTCTGTCGCTGTGGCTGACCAGCTCTTACATATTCATTCATTTCTcttttttgtattaa
- the LOC135733808 gene encoding ecto-ADP-ribosyltransferase 4-like, whose amino-acid sequence MLTTAALILILTTYVVLGQDDRQAVKRQRYPLNMAEDSVDDRYDGCTEKMEKLVETKYLTEEINANISGFGKVWKNCTKNIPGPKDNLQRNHLIAISVYTGVIVYSKFNEDVRTGKQKYKDKTFKWYSLHFWLTQAIQTLKKTENGCKSTYRGTNVTFEGVNNTEIRFGSFTSSSLDRKVTMDFGNQSCFEIETYHGADVSKYSQFPNQKEVLIPPYETFKVTNIRKDQKGDWCKAVFVLKSNDIKSNLNCAVASVKPKKYHKVIISD is encoded by the exons ATGTTGACCACTGCAGCTCTTATTCTCATTCTCACCACTTATGTTGTTCTAGGACAG GATGACAGACAGGCTGTTAAAAGACAGAGATATCCATTAAATATGGCAGAGGATTCAGTTGATGACCGGTATGATGGCTGTACAGAGAAGATGGAAAAATTGGTGGAGACAAAATATCTAACTGAAGAAATCAATGCTAACATATCAGGCTTTGGAAAAGTTTGGAAAAACTGTACAAAAAACATCCCTGGACCAAAAGACAATCTGCAAAGAAACCATTTAATTGCCATTTCTGTGTATACTGGTGTTATAGTATACAGTAAATTCAATGAGGATGTTAGGACCGGTAAACAGAAATACAAAGACAAGACATTCAAATGGTATTCGCTTCATTTTTGGTTGACACAAGCGATACAGACTCTAAAGAAGACTGAAAATGGATGCAAGTCAACTTATCGTGGTACCAATGTTACATTTGAAGGTGTCAATAACACAGAGATTCGTTTTGGCTCATTTACGTCCTCCTCTCTTGATCGTAAAGTAACAATGGATTTCGGAAATCAATCTTGTTTTGAAATCGAGACTTATCACGGTGCTGATGTGTCAAAATACTCCCAGTTTCCTAATCAGAAAGAGGTGTTGATTCCCCCATATGAAACATTTAAAGTCACTAATATCAGGAAAGATCAGAAGGGTGACTGGTGTAAGGCTGTGTTTGTGTTGAAGAGCAATGATataaaaagtaacttaaactGTGCAGTGGCATCAGTCAAGCCCAAGAAATATCACAAAGTCATTATCTCTGACTGA
- the LOC135734109 gene encoding ecto-ADP-ribosyltransferase 5-like, whose amino-acid sequence MVLTTAALILIVTSKFALGQDYRQAVISQAPIYLLNMSESSVDDRYDGCTEKMANLVETKYLSEEITANKLGFGTAWINSEGEIPEAEDNLNRNHLIAIYVYTGVRVYSQFNQDVMTGKQKYKNMKYAWYSLHFWLTEAIQILKKTQQGCKSTYRGTSVRFNENALYKEIRFGTFASSSLLLDNAKSFGTESCFEIKTCYGADLSKYSQYSDEKEVLIPPYETFKVTEIRHDWCKTVFVLKSSRIRSDLNCAVASAESQIYHRCLSLWLSNFYIFIHFSFLY is encoded by the exons ATGGTGTTGACCACTGCAGCTCTTATTCTAATTGTTACCAGTAAATTTGCCTTAGGACAG GATTACAGACAGGCTGTTATATCCCAAGCACCAATATATCTATTAAATATGTCAGAGAGTTCAGTTGATGACCGGTATGATGGTTGTACAGAGAAGATGGCAAACCTGGTGGAGACAAAATATCTATCAGAAGAAATCACTGCTAACAAATTAGGTTTTGGAACTGCTTGGATAAACAGTGAAGGAGAAATCCCTGAAGCAGAAGATAACTTAAATAGAAACCATTTAATTGCCATTTATGTGTACACTGGTGTTAGAGTATATTCTCAATTCAATCAGGATGTTATGACTGgcaaacaaaaatacaaaaacatgaaATACGCATGGTATTCACTTCATTTTTGGTTGACAGAAGCAATAcagattttgaaaaaaacacaacaggGATGTAAATCAACTTATCGTGGTACCAGTGTTAGGTTTAATGAGAATGCTCTGTACAAAGAGATTCGTTTTGGGACCTTTGCGTCCTCCTCTCTTTTACTTGATAATGCAAAGAGTTTCGGAACTGAATCTTGTTTTGAAATCAAGACTTGTTATGGTGCTGATTTGTCAAAGTACTCCCAGTATTCTGATGAGAAAGAGGTGCTGATTCCCCCATATGAGACATTTAAAGTGACTGAAATCAGGCATGACTGGTGTAAGACtgtgtttgtgttgaaaagCTCTAGAATaagaagtgacttaaactgtgCAGTGGCATCAGCCGAGTCCCAGATATATCACAGATGTCTGTCTCTGTGGTTGAGCAACTTTTACATCTTCATTCATTTCTCTTTTTTATATTAA